The genomic DNA AAGCGGTGGCCCCGAAGTCATCGTGACCGCAAACATCGGCTGCCAGACCCATCTCGACAGCGCTGGCCGCACACCGGTCCGCCACTGGATCGAACTGGTCGAGGAAGCCCTCGTCTGACCCACCCGCCCACCGTCGCCCCGCGCGGTGGCAACAGGAGAAACCCCATGCAAAGCAAAGCCGTACTGACCAGCACCGAAATCGACCTCATCCTCGCCGCCGCACGCAGGGAAGCGGAAGCCAACAACTGGGCCGTCACCATCGCCATCGTCGACGACGGCGGTCACCCGCTGGGCCTGCTGCGCCTCGATGACTGCGCACCGGTCAGCGCCTATATCGCCACCGAAAAAGCCCGCACCGCCGCACTCGGCCGGCGCGAATCCAGAGTGTACGAAGAAATGATCAATGGCGGCCGGACCTCGTTCCTGTCCGCACCGGTGCTGCAGGGCACGCTCGAAGGCGGCGTCCCGGTCATTGTCGGTGGACAGACCATCGGCGCTGTCGGCGTTTCCGGCGTCAAGTCCAATCAGGATGCCCAGATCGCCATGGCCGGCATCGCCGCCCTGGCCAGCTGAGTTCTTTACCCTTCTTCCGGCAATACGACCGACTCCGGTCTGTCGTATTTCTTTTGGCCCGCACCCCTCGCGGGCCTTTTTTTCGTCCTGCGGCAACCGGACTCTTTCCTGCGCCACGGCACTGCCCACCCCGATGCCATCCCTTGCTTGAAGCTCGGCCTTGATGTTTTCGTGCCAGCACGATCCGGTTAGTCCCGGAATGGTAATGACCGACCAGTTTCGGGCTTGCTGTCGCATCCTGCCCGGCAGGCACCTCCAGGCGCATGGGCAAGGCCCCGGTTTCACGCATTACCCCCTCATCCATGCCCGGCAACCGGATTTCATGCTCGCTGCTGATCGGGACGTCCACCGGTTCGGCCGGCACTGCAGGTGGGGCGGGTTCTTCTTCCGGCTCGTGAAGCTC from Microvirgula aerodenitrificans DSM 15089 includes the following:
- a CDS encoding heme-binding protein, which translates into the protein MQSKAVLTSTEIDLILAAARREAEANNWAVTIAIVDDGGHPLGLLRLDDCAPVSAYIATEKARTAALGRRESRVYEEMINGGRTSFLSAPVLQGTLEGGVPVIVGGQTIGAVGVSGVKSNQDAQIAMAGIAALAS